The Streptomyces laurentii region ACTGCCCGCTCGACGAGAAACTGGCCGCGCAGATGCAGGCCGCGCGCGAGGCGATGGTCAACGCCGCCAAGTACGGTGGCGAGGGCGGGCCGGTGCAGGTCTACGCGGAGGTGGAGGGCCGGACGGTCTTCGTCTCCGTCAAGGACCGGGGACCCGGCTTCGACCTGGACGAGGTGCCGGGCGACCGGATGGGCGTACGAGAATCGATCATCGGCCGGATGCAGCGCAACGGCGGATCGGCGCGGTTGAGATCCGTGCCGGGCGGGGGCACCGAAGTGGAGCTGGAGATGGAGAGGGCGGACGGATGACCGACGAGACGACCGGAACCGAGAACGGAGCCGGGACCGAGGGGACGGCCGGGCAGGGCGAGGGGCGCCGCGTGCGGGTCGTGCTCGTCGACGACCACCGCATGTTCCGCGCGGGAGTGCAGGCCGAGATCGGCGGGACCGAGTCCACGGGCGTCGAGGTGGTCGGCGAGGCCGCCGACGTCGACCAGGCGGTCACGGTGATCACCACCACCCGGCCCGAGGTCGTCCTGCTCGACGTGCACCTGCCCGGCGGCGGTGGCGTCGAGGTGCTGCGCCGTTGCGCGAGCCTGATGACGGCGGCCGAGGACCAGGTGCGCTTTCTGGCGCTGTCGGTCTCCGACGCCGCCGAGGACGTGATCGGCGTGATCCGCGGAGGCGCCCGCGGTTACGTCACCAAGACGATCACCGGCACCGACCTGATCGCCTCGATCTTCCGGGTCCAGGAGGGCGACGCCGTCTTCTCCCCGCGCCTGGCCGGCTTCGTCCTCGACGC contains the following coding sequences:
- a CDS encoding two-component system DNA-binding response regulator (C-terminal DNA-binding domain of LuxR-like proteins. This domain contains a helix-turn-helix motif and binds DNA. Proteins belonging to this group are response regulators; some act as transcriptional activators, others as transcriptional repressors. Many...; cd06170;~DNA binding residues [nucleotide binding];~Response regulator containing a CheY-like receiver domain and an HTH DNA-binding domain [Signal transduction mechanisms / Transcription]; COG2197;~Signal receiver domain; originally thought to be unique to bacteria (CheY, OmpR, NtrC, and PhoB), now recently identified in eukaroytes ETR1 Arabidopsis thaliana; this domain receives the signal from the sensor partner in a two-component systems; cd00156;~dimerization interface [polypeptide binding];~identified by MetaGeneAnnotator; putative;~intermolecular recognition site;~phosphorylation site [posttranslational modification];~two-component system DNA-binding response regulator [Streptomyces cattleya NRRL 8057 = DSM46488]); this encodes MTDETTGTENGAGTEGTAGQGEGRRVRVVLVDDHRMFRAGVQAEIGGTESTGVEVVGEAADVDQAVTVITTTRPEVVLLDVHLPGGGGVEVLRRCASLMTAAEDQVRFLALSVSDAAEDVIGVIRGGARGYVTKTITGTDLIASIFRVQEGDAVFSPRLAGFVLDAFASTDAPPVDEDLDRLTQREREVLRLIARGYAYKEIAKQLFISVKTVESHVSAVLRKLQLSNRHELTRWATARRLV